One window from the genome of Daphnia pulex isolate KAP4 chromosome 9, ASM2113471v1 encodes:
- the LOC124202917 gene encoding speckle-type POZ protein B-like, producing MSDQQANKEILPPPGSTVWCQTQTEVVQLKFEWTFQQFAFLKSFENWGDYYSAEFFHEKTPESKWTLHLIDQGSNMKVNLERPYPNHQLDGSVRVTIAMSNKKREKILPQKHSLPRYTQLPFCVYQIEKKVLVESECFVNGKLTIDCEIESFIPKRPVILSGKPSTVADFHEKRFNNTAQLIAQLEGLYETMKFSDITINVHGQILHQFKAHKNILAARRPFFAAMFEHPTKENLTNQIEVEDVEPDVFNEILRFIYTGKVSESKMGKMCVGILAVADKYLLEQLKSECETQLIHRMSAENCLELLLNTHEHHPAFYLRKYAVEFFRQFSGEVMATDGWEKAEQGHPELCLTILKELVKSLVKINFEC from the coding sequence ATGAGCGACCAACaagcaaataaagaaattcttcCACCACCAGGAAGCACAGTTTGGTGCCAAACGCAGACCGAAGTTGTTCAACTGAAGTTTGAGTGGACCTTTCAACAGTTTGCGTTCctaaaatcttttgaaaactgGGGAGATTACTATTCAGCtgaattttttcacgaaaaaaccCCTGAATCGAAGTGGACTCTGCACTTGATTGATCAGGGTTCCAATATGAAGGTCAACCTGGAAAGGCCTTATCCGAATCACCAATTGGATGGTTCCGTCCGAGTGACGATTGCGATGTCGAATAAAAAACGCGAAAAGATTTTACCGCAAAAACACAGTTTACCTCGCTATACTCAATTGCCTTTTTGTGTTTATCAGATCGAGAAAAAAGTATTGGTGGAATCCGAGTGCTTCGTCAATGGGAAACTCACCATCGACTGTGAGATtgaaagtttcattcccaagaGACCGGTCATTCTATCAGGCAAGCCGTCTACAGTGGCAGATTTCCATGAGAAACGATTCAACAATACCGCTCAACTCATTGCTCAACTGGAAGGACTCTATGAAACTATGAAGTTTTCCGACATCACCATTAACGTCCACGGACAAATTTTACATCAATTTAAAGCTCACAAGAACATTTTGGCCGCAAGAAGGCCATTTTTCGCCGCGATGTTTGAGcacccaacaaaagaaaatttaacgAACCAAATCGAAGTTGAAGACGTCGAGCCGGACGTGTTTAATGAAATCCTCCGCTTCATCTACACTGGGAAAGTGTCGGAGTCAAAGATGGGGAAGATGTGCGTCGGAATTCTTGCGGTTGCGGATAAATATCTATTGGAGCAGTTAAAATCGGAATGTGAAACTCAATTAATTCATCGAATGTCGGCAGAAAATTGTCTTGAATTACTTTTAAACACCCATGAACACCATCCGGCGTTTTATTTGAGGAAGTACGCGGTCGAATTCTTCCGTCAATTTTCAGGCGAAGTGATGGCGACGGACGGATGGGAAAAGGCCGAACAAGGTCATCCGGAGCTATGTCTCACTATCCTAAAGGAGCTTGTCAAATCtcttgttaaaataaattttgaatgttga